A window of Formosa sp. Hel1_31_208 contains these coding sequences:
- a CDS encoding M1 family aminopeptidase, with amino-acid sequence MFSTIFFHELKHWLKKPAFYIYMAIFFALSLFMAATTAGIFDSITATTGSSRIVNAPLGVSNLFNGLSILIFFLFPSIIGVSIYRDYKSEMHTILYSYPFSKANYLFAKFFSSILIVTCIVLTIGIGMFIGFRMPGTNSDIVGAFDITSYFNAYWLFILPNVLLFGAIVFAVVTFTRNIAAGFITVILLLFVQGVTESFLSDPEHRYMAALVDPYGSAAVQYYTRYWTVSEQNELHIPIKELILYNRLIWLGVASVIFALVYKFFTFSQNAMSFSLFKKVKGERSTKRNFGGITRINLPKVNFDYSVLQNLKTTWKISNIEFKYIVKNWPFISIVLVGLIIVLITLSDFSNPFGTPTYPRTWRMLMGGSAFTLAINICTFLYAGMLVNRSKIFRMNGLEDVSPIPNWSLFLSKFVAIVKMQILLLSIVMIAGILFQLFKGYYDIEIGLYIKELFGLRLVNYVIWAFLALMIQTLIRNPYLGLFVLIVLSIGIPLLSLAGVEQSIFKYNEGPGFRFNDMNGYGDSLLRYMLYKSYWVLAGLILMIIAGLFWVRGLPHSFNERLKIAKSRFKAPIAITLMVLLIGFLTLGFRIFHETNIENESFSSKEREEQAVDWEKTYKKYEKAVQPRIVSVKTEMNLFPKTRDFDASGTYVMVNKTDQVIDSIFLNHNNYPSTFEFDRANKLVVEDTLYNFDIYTLKRPMIPGDTMQLHFTIKNKPNTLLRRNSPIIANGTFISNMQLFPSLGYQGGELTDDKTREKYDLPPNALKPHPSDSTALANTYIRKDSDWIDFETTVSTSEDQIAIAPGYLQKEWTEDGRRYFHYKMDSKILNFFAYNSAAYKVKRDTWKDVNLEIYYHEGHEYNLERMMRGMKASLEYNSENFSPYQHKQLRIVEFPSGSFAQSFPNTIPFAGDAGFIADVDDSEEGGVDYTYAITVHEVAHQWWAHQVIGADVLGATMMSESLSEYVSLKVLEKEIGKTQMRKFLKKSLDDYLTRRTFESKREKPLMYNDGQGYIRYQKGSLIFYALSDYIGEDVLNNALKTYVEKVKFQEPPYTTSIDMVNHIKAVTPDSLQYVIKDMFETITVYDNRIVDVSATEMDNGQHKVDIEFNVSKYRNNEKGRRYYSEKGRDSISYMAEGKKRPLLSVKLEDYIDIGIFTEDDVDGKKKERLLYLEKHKITKINNIISIIVDEKPTEVGVDPFNKLIDTRSDDNRQKM; translated from the coding sequence ATGTTTTCAACTATATTTTTTCATGAATTAAAGCATTGGTTAAAAAAACCAGCATTTTATATCTATATGGCAATTTTCTTTGCTTTATCTTTATTTATGGCGGCGACAACTGCTGGTATTTTTGATAGTATTACAGCCACAACCGGGTCATCAAGAATTGTGAATGCACCCTTAGGTGTAAGCAATTTATTTAACGGACTGTCAATTTTAATTTTCTTCTTATTTCCTTCAATAATTGGTGTGTCAATATATCGTGATTACAAAAGCGAAATGCACACTATTTTATATTCGTATCCGTTTTCGAAAGCCAATTATTTATTTGCGAAATTTTTTAGTTCAATACTTATTGTGACTTGCATTGTGCTGACTATTGGTATCGGAATGTTTATAGGTTTTAGAATGCCTGGAACAAATTCTGATATTGTAGGTGCATTTGATATTACATCGTATTTTAATGCCTATTGGTTGTTTATTTTGCCAAATGTGTTATTATTTGGAGCTATTGTATTTGCTGTTGTCACATTTACAAGAAACATCGCGGCAGGTTTTATTACCGTTATTCTTTTGTTATTTGTCCAAGGCGTAACAGAAAGCTTTTTGTCAGATCCCGAACACAGATATATGGCGGCTTTAGTTGATCCTTATGGTTCAGCGGCCGTGCAATATTACACAAGATATTGGACAGTTTCTGAACAAAATGAACTCCATATCCCTATTAAAGAATTGATTCTATACAACCGTTTGATTTGGTTGGGCGTTGCGAGCGTGATTTTCGCATTAGTTTATAAGTTCTTTACGTTTAGTCAGAATGCGATGTCGTTTTCACTTTTCAAAAAAGTAAAAGGTGAACGTTCAACAAAACGTAATTTTGGAGGTATTACTCGAATCAATCTTCCAAAGGTTAATTTTGATTATTCGGTTTTACAAAATTTAAAAACCACATGGAAAATCTCTAATATAGAATTTAAATATATAGTCAAAAACTGGCCTTTTATTAGCATTGTTTTGGTTGGGTTAATTATTGTTTTAATCACTCTGTCAGATTTCAGTAATCCATTTGGAACACCTACATATCCTAGAACTTGGCGAATGTTAATGGGAGGATCCGCTTTTACATTGGCAATTAATATTTGTACATTTTTATATGCGGGAATGTTAGTAAACCGGAGCAAAATATTTCGAATGAATGGTTTGGAAGATGTGTCTCCAATTCCAAATTGGTCATTATTTTTATCAAAATTTGTAGCCATAGTAAAGATGCAAATCTTGCTGTTATCTATCGTTATGATTGCTGGAATTTTATTTCAGTTATTTAAAGGTTATTACGATATTGAAATTGGATTATATATCAAAGAATTATTCGGACTACGACTTGTAAACTATGTCATATGGGCATTTTTGGCATTAATGATTCAAACCTTAATTAGAAATCCGTATTTGGGATTATTTGTTCTTATTGTATTGTCTATTGGGATTCCGTTATTGAGTTTAGCCGGAGTTGAGCAATCAATTTTTAAGTACAACGAAGGTCCAGGGTTTCGATTTAATGATATGAACGGTTATGGGGATTCTTTATTACGATATATGCTCTATAAAAGCTATTGGGTTTTAGCCGGCTTAATCTTGATGATTATTGCGGGTTTATTTTGGGTAAGAGGTCTACCACATTCATTTAATGAGCGACTAAAAATAGCCAAATCTAGATTTAAAGCCCCTATAGCAATTACTTTAATGGTATTACTTATTGGATTTCTGACTTTAGGATTTAGAATTTTTCACGAGACCAATATTGAAAATGAGAGTTTTTCTTCAAAAGAAAGAGAAGAACAAGCTGTAGATTGGGAAAAAACATATAAAAAATATGAGAAAGCCGTGCAACCAAGAATTGTATCGGTGAAAACGGAGATGAATTTATTTCCGAAGACAAGAGATTTTGATGCTTCTGGAACATACGTCATGGTCAATAAAACAGATCAGGTTATAGATAGTATTTTCTTAAACCATAATAATTACCCAAGTACCTTTGAGTTTGATAGAGCCAATAAATTGGTTGTCGAGGATACTTTGTATAATTTTGATATTTATACATTAAAACGACCAATGATACCTGGTGATACAATGCAATTGCATTTTACAATTAAAAACAAACCCAATACACTGTTGAGACGAAATTCACCTATTATAGCCAATGGGACCTTTATTAGTAATATGCAGTTATTTCCAAGTTTAGGGTATCAAGGAGGCGAACTTACAGATGATAAAACACGGGAAAAATATGATTTACCGCCTAACGCTTTAAAACCACATCCAAGTGATTCAACAGCTTTAGCAAATACCTATATTAGAAAAGATAGCGATTGGATAGATTTTGAAACAACTGTTAGTACTAGTGAAGACCAAATCGCAATTGCTCCAGGTTATCTTCAGAAAGAATGGACAGAAGATGGTCGTCGGTATTTCCACTATAAAATGGATAGCAAAATCTTGAATTTCTTTGCCTATAATTCAGCGGCATATAAAGTGAAACGCGATACGTGGAAAGACGTAAATCTTGAAATTTATTATCACGAAGGCCATGAGTATAATTTGGAACGTATGATGCGAGGTATGAAAGCCTCCCTCGAATATAATAGCGAGAATTTTAGTCCGTATCAACATAAACAATTACGAATTGTCGAATTCCCAAGCGGAAGTTTTGCACAATCATTTCCAAATACCATTCCGTTTGCAGGAGATGCAGGATTTATTGCCGATGTTGATGATAGTGAAGAAGGGGGTGTAGATTATACGTATGCTATAACAGTGCACGAAGTAGCGCATCAATGGTGGGCTCATCAAGTTATTGGAGCAGACGTTTTAGGCGCAACAATGATGTCTGAAAGTTTATCAGAATATGTGTCACTTAAAGTGCTTGAAAAAGAAATTGGAAAAACCCAAATGCGCAAATTTTTAAAGAAATCCTTGGATGATTATTTAACACGAAGAACCTTTGAGAGTAAACGAGAAAAACCTTTAATGTATAATGACGGACAAGGTTATATACGATATCAAAAAGGCTCGTTGATATTTTATGCATTAAGTGATTATATTGGTGAAGATGTACTTAATAATGCACTTAAAACATATGTAGAAAAGGTCAAATTTCAAGAGCCACCTTATACAACATCTATTGACATGGTTAATCATATTAAAGCAGTTACTCCAGACAGTTTGCAATATGTAATCAAAGATATGTTTGAAACCATTACCGTATACGACAACCGAATTGTAGATGTTTCTGCTACGGAAATGGATAATGGTCAGCACAAAGTCGATATCGAATTCAATGTAAGTAAGTATCGCAATAATGAAAAAGGAAGGCGTTATTACTCTGAAAAAGGAAGAGATTCTATTTCCTACATGGCGGAAGGTAAAAAGAGACCATTACTATCGGTAAAACTTGAAGATTATATTGACATTGGAATTTTTACGGAAGATGATGTTGACGGTAAAAAGAAAGAACGCTTATTGTATTTAGAAAAACATAAGATCACAAAAATCAATAATATAATATCAATTATTGTAGATGAAAAACCAACAGAGGTTGGTGTTGATCCGTTCAATAAATTAATAGATACACGCTCTGATGATAACCGACAGAAGATGTGA
- a CDS encoding DUF4294 domain-containing protein translates to MKLILSVILCLPIALFAQVEPVERDSTVIQYIYVEGDSIATNTIDLDEVLVLNKLSFADREARIKYLILRRKTLKVYPYAKLAAERLLSLKERLETLKSKRKKKRYAKLIQKFIEEEFSAELKKLTKTEGQILVKLIHRQTGKTTFQLIKELRSGWRAFWFNSTANLFNISLKREFNPMEVKEDFYIEDILERAFQNRQLKRQKPAIEFDYYDLSDKWLNTKSTLEIKN, encoded by the coding sequence ATGAAATTAATTTTAAGTGTCATATTATGCTTGCCCATTGCTCTTTTTGCTCAGGTAGAACCTGTTGAAAGAGATTCAACTGTTATTCAATACATTTATGTAGAAGGCGACTCTATCGCAACGAATACCATTGATTTAGATGAAGTATTGGTTTTAAATAAGCTTAGCTTTGCCGATCGAGAAGCACGTATTAAATATCTTATATTGAGACGTAAAACCTTAAAAGTGTATCCATATGCTAAGTTGGCAGCAGAACGTTTATTGTCTTTGAAAGAACGACTTGAAACATTAAAGAGTAAACGAAAAAAGAAACGATATGCTAAACTCATACAAAAGTTTATAGAGGAAGAGTTTTCCGCAGAATTAAAAAAACTAACTAAAACCGAAGGTCAGATTTTAGTTAAACTGATTCATCGACAAACAGGAAAAACCACATTTCAATTAATAAAAGAATTAAGAAGTGGCTGGCGAGCATTTTGGTTTAATAGTACCGCTAACTTGTTTAATATTTCATTAAAACGCGAATTTAACCCTATGGAGGTTAAGGAGGATTTCTATATAGAAGATATTCTGGAACGTGCGTTTCAAAACAGGCAACTAAAACGTCAAAAACCAGCTATTGAATTTGATTATTATGATTTATCAGATAAGTGGTTAAACACGAAATCTACCTTGGAAATAAAGAATTAA
- a CDS encoding hemolysin III family protein — MQKQTPFEEHLNAWSHGIGAALGVVGLVLLIVYLQKDVAYALFSVIVYGISIIILFLASTCYHAVNNDKRKHYFRIIDHISIYFLIAGTYTPVLLIMLPDSHGWILFWVVWGIAAFGVILKLFFTGRFETFSTLLYLVMGWLIVFDFSKLADRMDTNGLYLLFAGGAFYTLGILFYAIEKIPFNHVIWHAFVLGGAICHFLMIYYYVI; from the coding sequence ATGCAAAAACAAACACCTTTTGAAGAGCATTTGAATGCGTGGAGTCATGGGATTGGCGCTGCTTTAGGAGTAGTGGGTTTAGTATTGCTCATTGTGTATCTGCAAAAAGATGTAGCATATGCTTTATTTAGTGTCATAGTATATGGGATATCAATTATTATTTTGTTTTTAGCTTCCACATGCTATCACGCTGTAAATAACGATAAAAGAAAACATTACTTTCGAATTATAGATCATATTAGTATTTACTTTTTGATTGCAGGTACATATACACCAGTATTACTTATCATGTTACCCGATAGTCATGGTTGGATTTTGTTTTGGGTAGTTTGGGGAATTGCAGCGTTTGGTGTGATTTTAAAACTCTTTTTTACAGGTCGTTTTGAAACCTTTTCGACCTTATTATATCTGGTCATGGGTTGGTTGATTGTATTTGATTTTTCAAAACTTGCAGATAGAATGGACACTAACGGACTATATCTGTTATTTGCAGGAGGCGCATTCTATACCTTGGGGATTCTATTTTATGCTATTGAAAAAATCCCCTTTAATCATGTGATTTGGCATGCATTCGTTTTGGGAGGTGCCATTTGTCATTTTTTAATGATCTATTACTATGTGATTTAA
- a CDS encoding VOC family protein encodes MKLGAFSISLAVKDIQSSKAFYETLGFSIFAGDIERNYLIMKNGNSLVGLFQGMFENNILTFNPGWDESANTLKEFDDVRVIQKHLKSKGISLESEADELTSGPASCVVLDPDGNAILIDQHV; translated from the coding sequence ATGAAACTTGGTGCATTCTCAATTAGCTTAGCTGTTAAAGACATTCAATCTTCCAAAGCATTTTATGAAACCCTTGGGTTTTCAATCTTTGCAGGAGATATAGAACGGAATTACCTTATTATGAAAAATGGCAACTCCTTAGTTGGATTATTTCAAGGTATGTTTGAAAATAACATCTTAACCTTCAATCCTGGCTGGGATGAAAGTGCAAATACTCTTAAAGAATTTGATGATGTTCGAGTTATTCAGAAGCATTTAAAGTCAAAAGGAATTTCTTTAGAAAGTGAAGCAGATGAACTTACTTCTGGACCAGCGAGTTGTGTCGTTCTTGATCCTGATGGAAATGCTATTTTAATTGATCAACATGTTTAA
- a CDS encoding DUF4268 domain-containing protein, producing the protein MFSKEESRQLREEFWISFGKSFPRKWILYDTKIKGFSFKFHFDTKKALVVLDLEDDLENRIKNWEKLQSLEAILKSEYLKDIIFEEEFYLENGKEISRIYLPLEQKVSIHNKNSWQDVMVFFNSTMSQFEAFFEDYRDILSD; encoded by the coding sequence ATGTTCTCTAAAGAAGAATCACGGCAGTTGCGCGAAGAATTCTGGATAAGTTTTGGTAAATCTTTTCCGAGGAAATGGATTCTTTACGACACCAAAATAAAGGGTTTTTCATTTAAATTTCATTTCGACACCAAAAAAGCATTGGTTGTTCTTGACCTTGAGGATGATCTAGAAAACCGCATCAAGAATTGGGAAAAACTTCAATCTTTAGAAGCGATACTAAAATCTGAATATCTCAAAGATATCATTTTTGAAGAAGAATTCTATTTAGAGAACGGAAAAGAAATTTCTCGAATATACTTGCCATTAGAGCAGAAAGTATCCATACATAATAAAAATTCGTGGCAAGATGTAATGGTATTTTTTAATTCTACAATGAGCCAATTTGAGGCTTTTTTTGAAGACTATCGTGATATATTATCTGACTAA
- a CDS encoding ZIP family metal transporter produces the protein MQSYVLPILAVVIGIVLAFLTKQNKNLYTKLLLSFSGAFLLALTLFDLLPEVYHHLEAKTTGLYIMCGILLQIILEFFSKGAEHGHVHLHNTSKNFPWLLFISLCIHSFLEGFPIHEDNDMVFGVLVHKIPIATLISAFLIQSHFSKLKIIGFLTVFALMTPLGTYISNATTISSDYLNMINAVVIGIFFHISTTILFESSEGHKFNLSKLVAIILGVSIAFLI, from the coding sequence ATGCAGTCGTACGTACTTCCCATATTAGCTGTAGTTATTGGTATTGTTTTGGCATTCTTGACAAAGCAAAATAAAAATCTTTATACCAAACTCCTCCTCTCTTTTAGTGGTGCGTTTTTATTAGCTCTAACACTTTTTGACTTGCTGCCAGAAGTTTATCATCATTTAGAAGCAAAAACCACAGGGCTCTATATTATGTGTGGTATCCTTTTACAAATCATTTTAGAATTTTTCTCTAAAGGTGCTGAGCACGGCCATGTACATTTACATAATACATCCAAGAACTTCCCATGGTTACTTTTTATTAGCTTATGTATACACAGCTTTTTAGAAGGGTTTCCCATTCATGAGGATAATGATATGGTTTTTGGTGTACTAGTGCATAAAATCCCCATTGCTACATTAATCTCAGCCTTTTTAATTCAATCACATTTCAGTAAACTTAAAATTATTGGGTTTTTAACGGTATTTGCACTTATGACTCCATTAGGTACTTACATATCTAATGCCACAACTATATCGTCTGATTATCTTAACATGATTAATGCTGTAGTTATCGGTATTTTCTTCCATATTTCAACCACCATTTTATTTGAAAGTAGTGAAGGCCATAAATTTAATCTATCAAAATTAGTTGCCATTATTTTGGGGGTGAGTATTGCCTTTTTAATCTAG
- a CDS encoding bifunctional 2-polyprenyl-6-hydroxyphenol methylase/3-demethylubiquinol 3-O-methyltransferase UbiG, with protein MTKDTQQWYASWFDTPFYHILYKDRDYKEAQVFMDNLTEYLNLPEGGSILDLACGKGRHSIYLNSLGYNVTGLDLSENSIEFAKQFENDTLHFDVHDMCIPYHKQFDAVFNMFTSFGYFENEDDNLKTIKAIKANLNDVGFGVIDFMNSNFVIDQLIIENTKTVDGIDFHQKRKVSNGYIVKDISFSAEGEIFNFQERVRAFTLKDFETLFEKAGVHLLDVFGDYNLKKYDSKTSERLVMIFK; from the coding sequence ATGACAAAAGACACACAACAATGGTATGCTTCATGGTTTGATACACCATTCTATCATATCTTATATAAAGATAGAGATTATAAAGAAGCACAAGTCTTTATGGATAACCTGACAGAATATCTCAACTTGCCCGAAGGAGGATCAATCCTAGACCTTGCCTGCGGAAAAGGAAGGCACTCTATTTATCTCAATAGTTTAGGATATAACGTTACGGGTTTAGATCTCTCAGAAAACAGCATCGAATTTGCAAAACAATTTGAAAATGATACGCTTCATTTTGACGTACACGACATGTGTATACCTTATCATAAACAATTTGACGCCGTGTTTAATATGTTTACTAGTTTTGGGTACTTTGAAAATGAAGACGATAATTTAAAAACTATCAAAGCGATTAAGGCAAATCTCAATGATGTCGGTTTTGGCGTTATCGATTTTATGAATAGTAATTTTGTAATTGACCAATTGATCATTGAAAACACAAAAACAGTTGATGGTATTGATTTTCATCAAAAAAGAAAGGTGTCAAATGGGTATATTGTAAAAGATATTTCTTTTTCAGCAGAGGGAGAAATTTTTAATTTTCAGGAACGCGTAAGAGCTTTTACATTAAAAGATTTTGAAACCCTTTTTGAAAAGGCAGGTGTTCACTTATTAGATGTTTTTGGTGATTATAATTTAAAAAAGTATGATTCTAAAACTTCAGAACGTTTAGTTATGATATTTAAATAA
- a CDS encoding class I SAM-dependent RNA methyltransferase, with amino-acid sequence MENNYKMVAKTLYGFEELLERELIQLGAMNVKKGVRNVSFEGDKGFMYKANLGLRTAIKILKPIKTFRVGNEQDLYDQVYKMSWDKYLKPSGTLAIDATVHSKAFTHSQYVALKTKDAIVDKFRNTVGERPNIDLRFPDLKINVHIDRQVCTISLDASGESLHKRGYKTATNIAPINEVLAAGLVMLSGWDGQSDFMDPMCGSGTILIEAAMIACNIPPNLMRKEFAFERWQDWDVDLFEKIEESLLSKTRDFHHKMVGYDKSPSVISKAKDNVKNAHLEDFISVQHEDFFKTQKSGENKLHILFNPPYGERLDIDMESFYKDIGDTLKQGYPGTEAWFITSNLEALKHVGLRPSRKIHLVNAKLEARLVKYVMYEGSKKGKYMNSDD; translated from the coding sequence ATGGAGAATAATTATAAAATGGTGGCAAAAACCTTATATGGTTTTGAAGAACTATTAGAGCGTGAATTAATTCAATTAGGCGCAATGAACGTTAAAAAAGGCGTTCGTAATGTAAGCTTTGAAGGGGATAAGGGCTTTATGTATAAGGCCAATTTAGGGCTGCGTACTGCTATAAAAATCTTAAAACCAATTAAAACATTTCGTGTTGGAAATGAGCAAGATTTATATGATCAAGTCTATAAAATGTCTTGGGATAAATACTTAAAACCAAGCGGAACTCTTGCCATTGATGCCACAGTGCATTCCAAAGCTTTTACGCATTCCCAGTATGTTGCACTTAAGACAAAGGATGCGATTGTTGACAAATTCAGAAATACGGTAGGAGAGCGGCCGAATATTGACTTGCGCTTTCCAGATTTAAAAATCAATGTACATATTGACCGACAGGTTTGCACGATCTCATTAGATGCTTCTGGTGAATCACTGCACAAACGCGGCTATAAGACAGCTACAAATATCGCACCTATCAATGAAGTACTTGCAGCAGGTCTAGTGATGTTATCAGGCTGGGATGGTCAATCAGATTTCATGGACCCTATGTGTGGGAGTGGAACTATTTTAATTGAAGCGGCAATGATAGCTTGCAATATTCCACCAAATCTCATGCGAAAGGAGTTTGCTTTCGAACGCTGGCAAGATTGGGATGTAGATCTTTTCGAAAAAATTGAAGAGTCCTTACTTTCAAAGACTCGAGATTTTCATCACAAAATGGTAGGATATGACAAATCACCAAGTGTAATTTCAAAAGCTAAAGACAACGTCAAAAACGCACATCTAGAAGATTTTATAAGCGTACAACATGAAGACTTTTTTAAAACTCAGAAATCTGGTGAAAACAAACTTCATATCTTGTTTAACCCTCCTTATGGCGAAAGACTTGATATTGATATGGAATCCTTTTACAAGGATATTGGCGATACCTTAAAGCAAGGTTATCCCGGAACTGAAGCGTGGTTTATAACTTCAAATTTAGAGGCTTTAAAACATGTTGGTTTACGACCTTCACGTAAAATTCATCTCGTTAACGCTAAATTAGAAGCGCGATTAGTCAAGTACGTCATGTATGAAGGAAGTAAAAAAGGGAAGTATATGAATTCTGATGATTAA